A genomic stretch from Photobacterium atrarenae includes:
- a CDS encoding DUF2570 family protein, protein MLTRLRASLGVGLGVSLAVSLLFNYSQSHLNQNLSTQLKASQQTVDSLTATNHALDNQVQGLVQARDAAQLAADAVQQEVEKLRQDARVRVEAVRTVIQHEDCYSRPLPRAVTERMHYD, encoded by the coding sequence ATGCTTACACGCCTTAGGGCTTCCCTTGGTGTCGGGCTGGGTGTTTCCCTTGCGGTCAGCCTCTTGTTCAATTATTCCCAATCTCATCTCAACCAGAACCTGAGCACACAGCTCAAGGCTTCTCAACAAACCGTTGATTCATTAACTGCAACCAACCATGCACTGGATAACCAGGTGCAGGGATTGGTGCAGGCGCGTGATGCGGCACAGCTGGCCGCGGACGCGGTTCAACAGGAAGTGGAGAAGCTGCGACAGGATGCCCGGGTGCGTGTTGAGGCGGTTCGGACGGTGATTCAACATGAAGATTGCTATTCCCGGCCTTTGCCTCGCGCTGTTACTGAACGGATGCACTACGACTGA
- a CDS encoding HP1 family phage holin: MQEKLSSALSYFCASLLAFFGAFSLQDWATVIGILFAAGTFANNWYYRKKSYKLLQQHPQLRELYEDVNS; the protein is encoded by the coding sequence ATGCAGGAAAAGCTATCTTCAGCGTTGTCGTACTTCTGTGCCTCGCTGTTGGCTTTCTTTGGGGCGTTCTCGTTGCAGGACTGGGCTACCGTCATCGGTATCCTGTTTGCAGCGGGCACATTTGCCAATAACTGGTACTACCGAAAGAAGAGCTATAAGTTGCTGCAGCAGCACCCTCAGTTGAGGGAGCTGTATGAAGACGTCAACAGTTAA
- a CDS encoding lysozyme, giving the protein MKTSTVKRCSAAVVLGLLSLLPAGSLETSETGMKLIMDYEGCQLNAYQCSANVWTNGYGHTVGVTPNSEVTHQEVVGNLVRDVQSAEAVVDQWVTVPLEQHQFDAFVSFVFNVGAGNFQRSTLLKKLNAEDYTGACNELTRWVYADGKRLKGLVRRRSAEREVCLNAYTP; this is encoded by the coding sequence ATGAAGACGTCAACAGTTAAGCGTTGTTCGGCTGCTGTTGTTCTGGGTCTGTTGTCGCTGCTGCCTGCCGGCTCGCTGGAAACCAGCGAAACCGGGATGAAGCTGATCATGGATTACGAGGGGTGCCAGTTAAACGCGTATCAATGTTCTGCCAATGTCTGGACGAACGGTTATGGCCACACGGTTGGTGTCACGCCGAATTCGGAAGTGACGCATCAAGAGGTGGTCGGGAACCTGGTTCGCGATGTGCAATCGGCAGAAGCGGTCGTTGATCAGTGGGTGACGGTCCCCCTGGAGCAACATCAGTTTGATGCTTTCGTCAGTTTTGTGTTTAACGTCGGGGCAGGGAATTTTCAGCGGTCGACTTTGCTGAAGAAGCTCAACGCCGAAGACTACACCGGCGCCTGCAATGAACTCACCCGCTGGGTGTATGCCGATGGCAAACGCCTGAAGGGCTTGGTTCGGCGCAGGAGTGCAGAAAGGGAGGTGTGCCTGAATGCTTACACGCCTTAG
- the lysC gene encoding Rz1-like lysis system protein LysC codes for MKIAIPGLCLALLLNGCTTTEVVTEYREVVLKPPASDLTVCLQPFDLPPATYGEAVERDPVWFAAWKECANKILRLRAFYGFDSGFEPAFEYSFQALPNTGE; via the coding sequence ATGAAGATTGCTATTCCCGGCCTTTGCCTCGCGCTGTTACTGAACGGATGCACTACGACTGAAGTGGTCACGGAATACCGGGAGGTGGTATTGAAACCTCCCGCTTCCGACTTAACTGTGTGTCTGCAGCCTTTTGATTTGCCTCCCGCAACGTATGGGGAGGCAGTCGAACGCGATCCTGTGTGGTTTGCTGCCTGGAAGGAGTGCGCCAACAAGATTTTACGCCTGAGAGCCTTTTATGGTTTTGATTCGGGTTTTGAACCTGCTTTTGAATATAGCTTTCAGGCCTTACCGAATACGGGCGAATAA